A genomic region of Helicoverpa armigera isolate CAAS_96S chromosome 31, ASM3070526v1, whole genome shotgun sequence contains the following coding sequences:
- the LOC110378625 gene encoding uncharacterized protein LOC110378625 isoform X2 encodes MSALKCVVEGCNLEYDVVCSFSFYNANISTDNEGKRQDWIEGAMHEESECLWRHVSLQLCGYHFELDNQGLWIDSPMLPELLTQQEKNAPVIQSPNDKKMAEIIRMEHNYSVEPIKEKVESVSRLNVRQLVDTLGYLSMKNLQRKQLWVVKVETDKAEASITQSEQVITKMPDPRQIIEIIPQTSTSSASAEPQNSEVLQIMDDSSIADNFIYEIAEEQEITMEEVKEIPATSTENPEWTVNILPDDTKPKYAYIKHCATGKKKRHFTADMNEITLQGDFENYYILPDVDPSVGVEITTSYEPENYIVEEYQHLVLDERPKKRSKDDSGRKKKKRLSSNPAVKEEPGDWVIENNIVYEQDEDYDDPKKVASRVRRKNKKYLGYDFVT; translated from the exons ATGAGTGCTCTAAAGTGTGTGGTTGAAGGCTGCAATTTAGAGTACGATGTAGTCTGCAGCTTCTCCTTCTACAA TGCAAACATATCTACCGACAATGAAGGCAAACGCCAGGACTGGATTGAGGGTGCTATGCACGAGGAGAGCGAGTGCCTGTGGAGGCATGTCAGCCTCCAACTATGCGG TTACCACTTCGAGTTGGACAACCAAGGACTTTGGATCGATTCGCCCATGCTGCCTGAATTGCTTACACAACAGGAAAAAAATGCTCCCGTTATTCAATCGCCGAACGATAAGAAAA TGGCTGAAATAATCCGGATGGAGCACAACTATAGCGTTGAGCCGATCAAGGAAAAAGTGGAAAGTGTGTCCAGACTGAATGTCAGACAACTCGTCGATACTTTAGGATAcct ATCGATGAAGAATCTGCAGAGGAAACAGCTGTGGGTGGTGAAGGTGGAGACGGACAAGGCTGAAGCCTCCATCACGCAGTCCGAGCAGGTGATCACTAAGATGCCCGACCCTAGGCAGATTATTGAG ATAATCCCCCAAACGTCAACATCATCAGCATCAGCTGAGCCGCAGAACTCTGAAGTGCTTCAAATCATGGATGACAGTTCCATCGCAGACAACTTCATATATGAGATCGCTGAAGAACAGGAAATTACCATGGAAGAGGTCAAGGAGATACCGGCTACCAGCACCGAGAACCCTGAGTGGACTGTCAATATACTCCCGGATGACACAAAACCCAAATATGCTTATATAAAACACTGTGCAACGGGCAAGAAAAAAAGACATTTCACCGCAGACATGAACGAAATAACCCTACAGGGAGACTTTGAAAATTACTACATACTACCCGATGTTGATCCTTCCGTAGGAGTAGAAATTACCACAAGCTATGAGCCTGAGAATTATATCGTTGAGGAATACCAGCATTTGGTACTCGATGAACGACCAAAGAAGAGGTCTAAAGATGATTCTGGAAGGAAAAAGAAGAAGCGGCTATCTTCTAACCCGGCTGTAAAAGAGGAACCCGGGGATTGGGTGATTGAAAACAATATTGTCTATGAACAGGACGAGGACTATGATGATCCCAAAAAGGTTGCTTCGAGAgttagaagaaaaaataaaaaatatctaggcTATGATTTTGTCacataa
- the LOC110378625 gene encoding uncharacterized protein LOC110378625 isoform X1, with product MSALKCVVEGCNLEYDVVCSFSFYNANISTDNEGKRQDWIEGAMHEESECLWRHVSLQLCGYHFELDNQGLWIDSPMLPELLTQQEKNAPVIQSPNDKKSAVRGPSYQGLFEKFIGGVPKVAEIIRMEHNYSVEPIKEKVESVSRLNVRQLVDTLGYLSMKNLQRKQLWVVKVETDKAEASITQSEQVITKMPDPRQIIEIIPQTSTSSASAEPQNSEVLQIMDDSSIADNFIYEIAEEQEITMEEVKEIPATSTENPEWTVNILPDDTKPKYAYIKHCATGKKKRHFTADMNEITLQGDFENYYILPDVDPSVGVEITTSYEPENYIVEEYQHLVLDERPKKRSKDDSGRKKKKRLSSNPAVKEEPGDWVIENNIVYEQDEDYDDPKKVASRVRRKNKKYLGYDFVT from the exons ATGAGTGCTCTAAAGTGTGTGGTTGAAGGCTGCAATTTAGAGTACGATGTAGTCTGCAGCTTCTCCTTCTACAA TGCAAACATATCTACCGACAATGAAGGCAAACGCCAGGACTGGATTGAGGGTGCTATGCACGAGGAGAGCGAGTGCCTGTGGAGGCATGTCAGCCTCCAACTATGCGG TTACCACTTCGAGTTGGACAACCAAGGACTTTGGATCGATTCGCCCATGCTGCCTGAATTGCTTACACAACAGGAAAAAAATGCTCCCGTTATTCAATCGCCGAACGATAAGAAAA GCGCTGTGAGGGGCCCGTCCTATCAAGGCCTATTCGAAAAGTTCATAGGAGGAGTCCCAAAAG TGGCTGAAATAATCCGGATGGAGCACAACTATAGCGTTGAGCCGATCAAGGAAAAAGTGGAAAGTGTGTCCAGACTGAATGTCAGACAACTCGTCGATACTTTAGGATAcct ATCGATGAAGAATCTGCAGAGGAAACAGCTGTGGGTGGTGAAGGTGGAGACGGACAAGGCTGAAGCCTCCATCACGCAGTCCGAGCAGGTGATCACTAAGATGCCCGACCCTAGGCAGATTATTGAG ATAATCCCCCAAACGTCAACATCATCAGCATCAGCTGAGCCGCAGAACTCTGAAGTGCTTCAAATCATGGATGACAGTTCCATCGCAGACAACTTCATATATGAGATCGCTGAAGAACAGGAAATTACCATGGAAGAGGTCAAGGAGATACCGGCTACCAGCACCGAGAACCCTGAGTGGACTGTCAATATACTCCCGGATGACACAAAACCCAAATATGCTTATATAAAACACTGTGCAACGGGCAAGAAAAAAAGACATTTCACCGCAGACATGAACGAAATAACCCTACAGGGAGACTTTGAAAATTACTACATACTACCCGATGTTGATCCTTCCGTAGGAGTAGAAATTACCACAAGCTATGAGCCTGAGAATTATATCGTTGAGGAATACCAGCATTTGGTACTCGATGAACGACCAAAGAAGAGGTCTAAAGATGATTCTGGAAGGAAAAAGAAGAAGCGGCTATCTTCTAACCCGGCTGTAAAAGAGGAACCCGGGGATTGGGTGATTGAAAACAATATTGTCTATGAACAGGACGAGGACTATGATGATCCCAAAAAGGTTGCTTCGAGAgttagaagaaaaaataaaaaatatctaggcTATGATTTTGTCacataa